In Paenibacillus stellifer, the DNA window TACTTTTATCAAAAGACTGAATAAGTTTCAGTACTTGTTGTTCATCAAACTGTTCTTTAAAATAACCTGCCATGCTTTCTTCCACAGTGACAATTTGCCGGGTTTACGCCCCTGATACAGTGAGGGAGACAGCCTTCAGCGACGGGGAAGTGCAGCTGCCGATGAATCTGGGATCGCTGCCTACCGTTTCAATGCTGTTCAAAAGCTCAAAGAAATTGCCGGACACGGTAATTTGGTTGACCGGCCTTACGATGGCGCCTGCTTCGATCCAATATCCGATTGCCGCCAGCGAGAAGCTGCCTGATGTGGCGTTGGTTCCGGCATGAAGACCCTGCAGTTCCACGATCAGCAGGCCTTTATCCGTTCCGGCAATCATCTCCTCCAGGCTCTGTGTGCCTGGCGCGATATACAAATTGTGATAGGACACTCCAATTTTGCCTTTGTATCCGCCTTTTGAAGCGTTGGAGGTATTGGCCGCCCCCGCTTTGCGCGCCGTCGCCCGGTTATGCAGGAAGGTGAGCAGCCTTCCTTCCTTCACCAGCTCATGCCGCCCGGTAGCGCTGCCTTCCGCATCGAACGCTTTGGCCGAAGGAGCGCCCGGCATCAGCGGGTCGTCGATAATCGTCACATTGCTCCCCCCGATGACCTCTCCGAGCCGCCCCTTTAACAACGAGAAACCTTTGTCGACCGACTCGGCGGAGAATACCGAAGCGAAGCTGGATAGAAGCGAGGTCGCAGCATCATTCCGGAAAATAACCGGATAATTATCCGAGGGCACCGTGGTCGCCCCAAGCTTGGATACCGCTTCCTGCACCCCGGTAAGGGCAACCGCCTCCACATCGATATCGTAAAAGCTGCTCAGCGAATAATCGAACCAGCCCCCCGTCACCGTCTCCGCCGCTTCAGGAGATTCCTTCGCAAGCACATAGATGCTTGCTGTAGCGCTGCTGCTTCGCCGATGGCAGTTCAGTCCCTTAGTGTTGATAATCGATACTTCGCTCTCGCTCACTGCAGCTGCGGAGCGTCTGACCATTTCAATCCGCAGATCGGCGTTCAGCGCAATTCGCTCCATGGCAAACGCGGCTTCAATCAGTTTCTCTGGCGGCGTCTGGATGATCTCCGCCGAATAGCTGTCAACTTCATGATAGCGCTCCGAACCCCCGAACAGCTCCTCGTCTTCGTTCAGCTCCAGAAGCTCTGCATTCCCGGCCGCTTCGGTCAGCAGGAAGGGGATTGAGGTCTCATCCAGCGCCTCAGTAGAAGCGTAACCCATCTTTCCGCCGATCAGGCCGCGAAAGGACAGTCCGCCGCTCTCTACGATTTTATAAGCGTCGATTTCGCCTTTCACAACGGATACGGATAAGGATTTCCCGCTTGAATAGTAGATCTCCATATCTGTGAACCCGGCTTCCCGTCCTTTGCGAAGCAGCGCTTCTTGAAATTCAGCAATGTTCACCGCCTACTCCCCCTTTCTTCCGCCGACCGTCATCTCGGACACCCGGATTGTCGGCTGCCCGCAATTCACCGGAAGGCTTCCGCTGATCGAGCCGCACATCCCCTGCCCGTGCTCCAGGTTGTTGCCGACCTTGTCGATCCGGCTTAGGATATCGATGCCTTTTCCGATCAGGGTCGCCCCTTTGACCGGCTCCGCAATCTTCCCGTTCCGGATCATATAGGCCTCCTGTACGGCGAAGTTGAAATCACTGGTCGCCGTATTGACCGAACCGCCGCCCATGGATTTGGCATAAATACCGAACTCCGTATCCGCGATAATCTCTTCACGGGTGGAGCTCCCGTTGCAGATGAAGGTATTGTTCATACGGGAGGCCGGTGCGAACTTATAGGACTGTCTCCGTCCCGATCCGGTGGCAGCCATGCCCATTTTACGGGCGCCCAGCTTGTCGATCAGATAGCCTTTCAGAATGCCATTCTCGATCAGCACATTGCGCTGGGTCTTCGCCCCTTCGTCATCGATGTTCAGCGAACCCCAGGCATTGGCGATCGTCCCGTCATCCACAGCCGTGACAAGTTCAGAAGCGACCCGTTGCCCCAGCTTGCCGGCGAAGACGGATGAACCGGGAGCAACGGAGGTTGATTCCAGACCGTGGCCGCAGGCTTCATGAAACAGTACGCCGCCGAAGCCATTGTCAATGATGACCGGAAAGCGGCCGCTCGGAGCATAGCCTGCCCGCACCATCGTCACCGCGATCCGCGCGGCAGTCCGGGCATGCTCTTCAACATCCAGGCCTTCCAGGAATTCATGTCCCGCATAAGCGCCGGGGCCGCTGAAGCCCGACTGCTTCTGACCGCCTTCTTCCGCTACGGCGCTGATGCCAAGCCTCGTATAGATCCGCATATCCTCGACCAGCAGACCGTCACTGCCCGCGATCAGCACATGCTGGCGCTGATTGCTGGCATAGATACGCGTCTGAGAGACGGCAGGATCGTAGCCGGAAGCTTCCTGATGAGCGCGCCGCATAATCTCGATCGTCCGCTGTTTGAGTGAGCTGTCCGGCAGCGTCCCTATGTAGTGGCGGTTGTCTATCACCGCACGCCGGAGATCAATCGCCGGAATGACGGCTCTGCCGTCCCGAATGGCTGCTGCCGCTGAACGCGCAACCGTAATGAGATTGGCCTCGCTGCTGTCATTCGTGTAGGCATAGACTGCGAAGCTGCCCTTCAGAATCCGGACGCCGACCCCGTAATCTCT includes these proteins:
- a CDS encoding TldD/PmbA family protein, with amino-acid sequence MLHEQVIQRVLGAALETGADFAELFAEDRTDGRLEMVGGLVDSSLSGRDYGVGVRILKGSFAVYAYTNDSSEANLITVARSAAAAIRDGRAVIPAIDLRRAVIDNRHYIGTLPDSSLKQRTIEIMRRAHQEASGYDPAVSQTRIYASNQRQHVLIAGSDGLLVEDMRIYTRLGISAVAEEGGQKQSGFSGPGAYAGHEFLEGLDVEEHARTAARIAVTMVRAGYAPSGRFPVIIDNGFGGVLFHEACGHGLESTSVAPGSSVFAGKLGQRVASELVTAVDDGTIANAWGSLNIDDEGAKTQRNVLIENGILKGYLIDKLGARKMGMAATGSGRRQSYKFAPASRMNNTFICNGSSTREEIIADTEFGIYAKSMGGGSVNTATSDFNFAVQEAYMIRNGKIAEPVKGATLIGKGIDILSRIDKVGNNLEHGQGMCGSISGSLPVNCGQPTIRVSEMTVGGRKGE
- a CDS encoding TldD/PmbA family protein, which codes for MNIAEFQEALLRKGREAGFTDMEIYYSSGKSLSVSVVKGEIDAYKIVESGGLSFRGLIGGKMGYASTEALDETSIPFLLTEAAGNAELLELNEDEELFGGSERYHEVDSYSAEIIQTPPEKLIEAAFAMERIALNADLRIEMVRRSAAAVSESEVSIINTKGLNCHRRSSSATASIYVLAKESPEAAETVTGGWFDYSLSSFYDIDVEAVALTGVQEAVSKLGATTVPSDNYPVIFRNDAATSLLSSFASVFSAESVDKGFSLLKGRLGEVIGGSNVTIIDDPLMPGAPSAKAFDAEGSATGRHELVKEGRLLTFLHNRATARKAGAANTSNASKGGYKGKIGVSYHNLYIAPGTQSLEEMIAGTDKGLLIVELQGLHAGTNATSGSFSLAAIGYWIEAGAIVRPVNQITVSGNFFELLNSIETVGSDPRFIGSCTSPSLKAVSLTVSGA